A stretch of the Lolium perenne isolate Kyuss_39 chromosome 3, Kyuss_2.0, whole genome shotgun sequence genome encodes the following:
- the LOC127342054 gene encoding cyclin-A1-2, protein MSSHAASSRRFSSSSATTATAKRPAMAESAGGAKAAGPAAAQQQAKKRVALGNLTNVAAPGGRSGCGKIAVVAAGNARLNSATSAAPVKKVSLASARNASANRGSATKSASTRPAPAPVTSRHESTAQKESAPPRKVPTVVPIAVPAIVPFSSFASPGNSGDSISTDETMSTCDSMKSPDFEYIDNGDSSLLDSLQRRANENLRISDDRAVEGVKWKKDATAPMEIDNVCDVDENYEDPQLCATLASDIYMHLREAETRKRPSTDFLETIQKDVNPSMRAILIDWLVEVAEEYRLVPDTLYLTVNYIDRFLSGNEINRQRLQLLGVACMLIAAKYEEICAPQVEEFCYITDNTYFKDEVLDMEASVLNYLKFEMTAPTAKCFLRRFVRAAQVSDEDPALHLEFLANYVAELSLLEYSLLAYPPSLVAASAIFLSKFILQPTKNPWNSTLAHYTQYKPSELCDCVKALHRLYSVGPGSNLPAIREKYSQHKYKFVSKKQCPPSLPAEFFRDATC, encoded by the exons ATGTCGAGCCAcgccgcctcctcccgccgctTCTCCTCCTCGTCGGCGACCACCGCGACGGCGAAGCGCCCGGCCATGGCGGAGAGCGCCGGGGGCGCCAAGGCGGCGGGCCCGGCGGCCGCGCAGCAGCAGGCGAAGAAGCGCGTCGCGCTCGGGAACCTCACCAACGTCGCCGCCCCCGGAGGGCGGAGCGGCTGCGGGAagatcgccgtcgtcgccgccggcaATGCG AGGTTGAATTCAGCTACCTCAGCTGCACCTGTGAAGAAGGTGTCTTTGGCAAGTGCTCGAAATGCGAGTGCGAATCGCGGCTCGGCTACAAAATCGGCTTCCACCAGGCCAGCTCCAGCTCCTGTCACATCCCGCCATGAGAGCACTGCCCAGAAGGAGAGTGCACCTCCTCGGAAGGTGCCTACCGTTGTGCCGATTGCCGTGCCTGCCATTGTACCCTTCAGCAGCTTCGCTTCTCCTGGAAATTCAGGAGATTCCATTTCAACTGATGAGACAATGTCGACATGCGACTCTATGAAGAGCCCGGACTTTGAGTACATCGATAACGGCGACTCCTCATTGCTTGATTCTTTACAGCGACGGGCAAATGAAAACCTGCGCATTTCAGATGATAGAGCTGTGGAAG GAGTTAAATGGAAGAAGGATGCAACTGCCCCAATGGAAATTGACAACGTTTGCGACGTTGATGAAAACTATGAGGATCCACAGTTGTGTGCTACTCTTGCTTCTGATATCTATATGCACTTGCGAGAGGCTGAG ACCAGGAAAAGACCATCAACTGATTTCCTAGAAACAATTCAAAAGGATGTAAACCCAAGCATGAGGGCTATCTTGATTGACTGGCTTGTAGAG GTTGCTGAAGAATATCGTCTTGTTCCTGATACCTTATATCTGACAGTGAACTATATTGACCGTTTTCTTTCTGGCAATGAGATCAATCGCCAAAGGCTACAATTGCTTGGGGTTGCCTGCATGCTTATAGCTGC TAAATATGAGGAGATATGTGCACCCCAAGTAGAAGAATTCTGCTACATCACTGACAATACATACTTCAAGGATGAG GTTTTGGATATGGAAGCTTCTGTCCTTAATTACCTGAAGTTTGAAATGACTGCACCTACAGCAAAGTGCTTTTTAAG GAGATTTGTCCGGGCTGCGCAAGTCAGTGATGAG GATCCAGCTTTGCATCTTGAGTTCCTAGCCAATTATGTAGCTGAGCTATCACTGCTTGAGTACAGCCTACTTGCTTACCCTCCTTCACTAGTAGCAGCCTCAGCTATTTTCTTGTCGAAGTTCATACTGCAGCCAACAAAGAATCCATGG AATTCCACCCTTGCCCACTACACACAGTACAAGCCGTCGGAGTTGTGTGATTGTGTGAAGGCCCTGCACCGCCTTTACAGTGTTGGTCCTGGGAGTAACCTTCCTGCAATCAGAGAAAAATATAGTCAACATAAG TACAAGTTTGTCTCGAAGAAGCAATGTCCTCCTTCATTGCCTGCGGAATTCTTCCGAGACGCGACATGCTAG